GTGGCACGTCTGGCCAGCGCTCGAAGGTGCACGGCTGCCCGAACGGCGTGTCCGACGGCCCTCGCTGGTCGACGGGCAACGCGGCCAACACCTTAAGAACAATTCGTGTCTGCTGCAGGTTCTAAATCAGCCTCTTTTACAGATTCATACGCCAGCTCCTACGAACCCCTACCGCCCAAGATCGTAAGCGCAGCAGCCAGTTCGGCGTCGGCCATCGCTGATTAGAGCAGCAGCATGCGTTCGCGTAGGTCGTCCAATGCCCCCAGTGCCAGTGGGGCGAATGTCTCGTGGTCTCCCGCGCGAAGCCAACGTTCAAAACCTACTCTGAAGGCAAGTATGGCCATCTGGGCTGCCAGTCGCGAGCTTAGTTCGTCGTTGCCCCGGTCTTGTAGGGCCCTCGCGATCGACGCGGCAAGATGCGCGAGTTTCAGCTGGCCCCGTTCCTGAAGTTCGTCGTTGCCTGTGACGACAGCGATCCGCCGGAGCGCTACAGCACGCCGGTAAGGCGTCATGACGACGTCGGCGGCAATGAGAGCGATCCGAAGGCACGCTGTCGTGTCCGATGAAGAACTGGCTCCAGCAATCGCGTCGACGAACAGGCCCTCCAGAATGTCCTCGCCGGCCAGGATCACCTCCCGCTTGTCGGCGAAGTGCCGGAAGAAGGTAGCTCGATTTAGTCCCGCCCGTTCTGCGATCTGCGCGACGGTCGTCGACTCGTAGCCGCGCTCCTCGAAGAGATCGAAGGCAGCAGCCTCGAGCCGCTCCCGCGTATCCGGCGCCCACCTGCCCATAGAGCCACCCTAGCTCATGCGACTGAGTCGCAACGCGTGGTAACTTGATGCGACTTAGTTGCATCAGCGAACAGGGAGAAAACATGCACATCTTCGTCACCGGCGGCTCAGGATGGATCGGCTCTGCAGTCATTCCCGAGCTCCTCGCCCATGGACACACTGTTCTGGCCCTCGCCCGGTCGGACGCATCTGCGATCGCCGCTGAAAGGCTCGGCGCGGAGGTGCTCCGCGGCGACCTCGACGACTCCGACTTGCTGCGAGCCGCCGCCGCGCGGACGAACGCAGTCATCCACATGGCCTACCGTCACGACCTCGGGCAGGTCGGCGGCGCGGAGACAGACGCGAAGGCGATCGAGGCGTTCACGACGGCCACCGCTGGCACTGACAAACGCATCGTGGTCACCGGGGCGACGATTTCTGTGCCGGGTCGCGCTGCCACGGAGATGGACGAGCTGGTCCCGGTCGGTCCAATCGCAGCGAGGATCGCGAATCTGCGTCACGCCCTTGCCGCGGCGAAGTCCGGCGCACACGTCAGTCTGGTGATGGTCCCCCGAACCGTGCACGGCAACGGGGAACGACACGGCTTCATCCCCCAGCTCGTCACGCGAGCTCGCGCGACCGGGGTTTCTGCATACGTCGGCGATGGAACGAACCGTTGGCCGGCGGTACACATCAGCGACATCGCGACGCTGTACCGTCTTGCCGTGCAAGATGCGCCCGCCGGATCGGTGCTGAATGCTGTCGGCGAGGAAGGTGTGCGGGTCCGGGACATCGCCGAAGCGATCGGGAAACACCTCGGCATCCCTGCTGAGCCACGCCCCGCCACCGAGTTCGGTATGCCGCTTGGCGCGCTGCTGGCGGGGGACATGCCAGCGTCCAGCGCACTGACCCAGCAGCTCCTTGGATGGACACCCATACACCCCGGGCTACTTGAGGACATCGGACTTGGGCATTATTTCCAGTGATCAAGAGAGTGGAATCCTTGTCGACGCCGAGATTGGCGAGTGATCGGCTTCCGCGTAGCCCTGCACGCCGCATTCGACGTGCTGTGGGTCTATAGGGCAGTCAGATTGACCGACGGTCCGGCTCCTCGATCCCTCTGAGCACCCCGACGATATGCGCGAGTTCATGCCAGATTGCAGTCGGTTCGTCGATCGGCCGCTCGACAAACTCGCGGACCGACTCGACGTCATCTACCAGCTGACCAACGGTCAACTCGTCGGGCGCTGAGAGCATGTCGAAGGCAACGTCCGTGGGCACGCTCCAGTAGTCGTTACCCAAGAGCTGCACCTCAGACCCGTGCTTGATCGAGTACCACCCGCCCGCAAGCGTCGTTGTGTGACCAGGGATGTACTCGGTTGAAGCGGTCGAGCCCGACACCAGCATCCCGAGGGGACCTCATCCAACCCTCGCCGCCACGCCGACAGATCTCGGTGGGTCCAAGATTGGCGCCGACAGGTGGGGCCGCAACACTTGCCGAAACGCACTGGATCCAGCCCCGGATGAGCCATACGGTTGTTCGTCTATACTATGGATGAACGTTGGAGAGAGAAGGAGGACCTGTGACCAGTATCGGCAGCGTGCTTGACACCTTCGGTCATGGCATCGACCCGAATGACTTCGCCACCCAGCTCGAGCAGGCCATGAGGGCCCGGACCGCCGCCGATCATCGAGCGCTCTCCACCCACGACCAGGAGGTCCTGGCCGCCGTCGGCGTGCCTGCCGCCGACCTGACCCGCACGCCAGCCCGATCCGTGGTCGAGGAGGCGGCCCGCCTGCTGGAGGCGAACTCGCAGGCCCTGGCGGTCGCCGAGGCTGCTGCCGCGCTCGGACGAACTGCCGGACGGGTTCGCGGCGCCATCGCCGATGGCTCCCTGTTCGGGGTCAAGGTCGGCCGAACCTGGCTGCTTCCGACCTGGCAACTCGGCGAGTCCGGCCCGCTCCCCCACCTGCGGAAGGTGATTGGCGCCATCCCCGCAGGTACCTCCGCGGCGACCGTCGAGCGGGTGATGACGCAGCCCACGGACGAGTTGTTCATCGACGGTGCGCCCGTGTCGCCCCGTCAGTGGTTGCTGGCCGGGCAACCGCCCGCACCCGTGGTCGCGCTGATCGGCCAGCTCTACGCATGGTGAAGCTGCCCCGCCAGCCGGGCACGCTGCACATCGACGAGGCCGACCTGGGTGACTGGCCCCACCACGCCATGGTTCGCATCCACGGCACCGTCGGGGCCCTGTCGCTGCCTTGGCACGAGCTGCGCCACTTCGGCCCGACGTCCAACCGCTTCGACCCGCATCCACCACCGCCGGGAATGCACGCCGACTTTGCCGCCTCCTACGTCGCAGCGGACGTCGACACCGCGCTGGCCGAGGTCTTCCAGGACGGCCGGATCATCGCGCCGTCCGCGCCGAACGGACCGTATCTGACCGTGTGGAGGGCCACCCGGGCGTTGCGGCTGCTGGACCTGCGGGGCAGCTGGCCCCTGCGCGAAGGAGCGTCCCACGTCATCAACACCGGACCCCGGCCGGTGTGCCGGCAGTGGGCCCACGCCATCGCCCTGCACCCGATCGACGTTGACGGTCTGCTCTACACGTCCTCGATGACCGGGGCCGATGCCGCCGCCTTGTTCCGCCCGTCCGCCGACTCGTTCCCGGAACACCCTCTGCTGTCGCTGCCCCTGACCGACCCGGGCCTGGCCGGCGTCCTGGACGGCGCCGCGGCGCGCATCGGCTACGCACTGACCTGAGCCGCGTCAGCCCCGGCGGTCCGCGCGATTCCAATGGTCGCCAGGTATTCGTCAGCGGCTGTGCGTCGTTGTCACCCACCCCGTCGCCGGACCGGCCCGTGGTGGCCGCTCACTTCCCTACCTGTCCAAGTGACCGACGATAATTGCAGTTATGGTCATTGGCGTGCGGAGCCTCAGAACTGGCGCCCCGCACGCCCTGAGTGTGGCGCAGCAGGGTTCGGCCAGGCATGCCCGTGGCTGCTCGCGGGCTCTACCTGTGCCACGTCGCCGGCCGAGGCCTTGACCAGCCGACCGCGCTATAGCGACGGTGAACCGCGGTGATGGCGCGGCGGGGTGATCAAGTTGCCCGGCCAGCTCGGCCTTGTCATCGCCGGACGTGTCCCGGTCCGTTCCCCTGCGCCGCACGGTCCGTCGCGGCGCCTTCGCCCGGGGTGGGAGCGGTCACGCACAGGACACACCGGACCGCCGCGCTGACGCCGCCGATTCCATCAGGCTCTGCGCCGACCGGGCCTGTGTTCGGTCGGGACGTCCGCACTGAGCCGGTCTGTCCGCCCAGGGAGGGACACCGCTACTCCCCCGCCGGTTGCCACCTGCGACCAGACCTCAGATGTGCGCCATCGGGTCGGGCGGGTCCCCCGGCCCGGTGCCGGCGCATGGGCCGGTCGCGATGCTGTTGGCGACCTTGTAGGCCGCCGCGACGGCTTCGTTCACCTTGTCTATGTCGGCGTTCGCTGTCGCTTTCGCCGCGGCGATCGCACTCTTGGCGGCGTCGACCGAGCCGGCCGACGAGGCGTCGGCTGCCACCCCATCGGCGCCGAGCTGCTCGGCGCTTTGCACGTTGTCGATGTCCGTCTGGGCGGTGGCGAACTGAATCGACAGTTGGATCGCGTCGTTGGAGAGGCTGCTCGCGGCGTCGTTGTAGACAGTGCTCGCGGCGTCGTTGTAGACGACCGAGCTGGCGTTGACGCAATTGTCGCCACCGCCAGCCTTGGCGTCAGAGCGGGTGTGGTCCAGGTCCACCTGGGTCTGTTTGACATCGGCCGACAAGCTGGAGAGCTGCTGGTCGAAGTTCGTGTCCTGTTCGAGGGAGGCAAGTGCCCTCTGTTCGGCTTGCTGGTCGCTCGCGGCTTGCTGCTGTGCGGCGGCCGCTGCCGCGCTGGCCGCGGACTCTTCGGACGCCACCGAGGCATTCGATGCCGCCTGCTGCTCTAGTTGCGCGGCACTGGCCTGCACGACCTGCACGGCACTGTTGTACTCATCCGTCCTCCCGGGCTGGTACGTCTCCACCTGGATGGTGCCGTCCGCTTGCGGAACGGACAGCCGCAGGGTTTTGCCGTCGAGCTGTCCGGACAGTGTCGATCCGAAGCCGTGCGAGAAGGTGAGCGTGACCGACGAGCCGCTGATCGTGCCGTTGAACGAGGCGGAGTCGGTCTCCAAAGTCGTGGCCCCCACAGGGAGGATCGTCTCGCTGTAGGTTCGGCTAGCGAAACTGGCTGGACGACAAAGCTCGAACGCTCCAGGAGATCTGCACCCGTGCTGAGTCGTTGCTGGGCGACGTCGATGTGGACGGCGCGATCCGGCAGTATCGAGCGAAGGCGATTAACCGATCTGGCTAGCCGACCGTCGGTGAGCGGCAGGCGTTGGCTCTGGCCGCCGATTACTTGCGCGGGAAACTGAGCCACACGCACGGCCCAGTGATCAGTCCGCCAGGTGTCGAACGGACATCAGTACGCGCACGGGTGGCCGGGCATCCACGGCCGCCTGCCAACCTTCGACAGCTTGTGACGGCTGCCCGAACATGACCAGCACCACGCCGTCCCGGGGAGCTGCCCGATACTCGCCCTTGTCCACGGTCCAGCCAGCCGCCGCGCGTGGTTTGAGCGCCGCAGACGGGGCGACCAGGCAGACCTCGCCCAGCAGTCGGATAGTTCGAGCTTCCTGCCGACAGGCATCGTAGGACGACTCGTCACCGATCAGATCGTTCAGTGCCAGGGTTGGCCGCTTAGGCTCGGGGTGCGGCACGTCAACCGCCCAGATTGCCCGGCTGACACCGGCTAGATCTTCGAGTTCGGTGATCTCCTCGTGCCGCAGGAACTCCGCCCAGGCGCCGTCCGGTGTGTCCGCGAAGTAGTTGGCCGGCCCTTCCCCTGCACCGTGCCACCGGGCTGGCGGCTGCGACGAGTCCTCCCAGAGAAACGGGTATCGGGCGTCTGCATGTCGATACCAGGTCACGTGGCAGACATCGCGGTGAGACTTGCGGCTAGGTCAGCGACCTCGATGACCGGATGGTCGTCGGGCGACCATGTGCCGGTGAGCCGTTGCGACGGAGACTGTCCGTTCAGTGCCCTCCGCGGCCGGTCGAACCATCGCAGGATGCCGAACCTGTTGTACGCACCGGCCAAATCGGCCACCCTCATCGCCAGCCAGTGCAGTCGGACGGCCACGTCCTGTGGTGTCGGGCGCCCGTGGTTCGCGTA
This window of the Nakamurella panacisegetis genome carries:
- a CDS encoding TetR/AcrR family transcriptional regulator — translated: MGRWAPDTRERLEAAAFDLFEERGYESTTVAQIAERAGLNRATFFRHFADKREVILAGEDILEGLFVDAIAGASSSSDTTACLRIALIAADVVMTPYRRAVALRRIAVVTGNDELQERGQLKLAHLAASIARALQDRGNDELSSRLAAQMAILAFRVGFERWLRAGDHETFAPLALGALDDLRERMLLL
- a CDS encoding SDR family oxidoreductase, translating into MHIFVTGGSGWIGSAVIPELLAHGHTVLALARSDASAIAAERLGAEVLRGDLDDSDLLRAAAARTNAVIHMAYRHDLGQVGGAETDAKAIEAFTTATAGTDKRIVVTGATISVPGRAATEMDELVPVGPIAARIANLRHALAAAKSGAHVSLVMVPRTVHGNGERHGFIPQLVTRARATGVSAYVGDGTNRWPAVHISDIATLYRLAVQDAPAGSVLNAVGEEGVRVRDIAEAIGKHLGIPAEPRPATEFGMPLGALLAGDMPASSALTQQLLGWTPIHPGLLEDIGLGHYFQ
- a CDS encoding RES family NAD+ phosphorylase yields the protein MVKLPRQPGTLHIDEADLGDWPHHAMVRIHGTVGALSLPWHELRHFGPTSNRFDPHPPPPGMHADFAASYVAADVDTALAEVFQDGRIIAPSAPNGPYLTVWRATRALRLLDLRGSWPLREGASHVINTGPRPVCRQWAHAIALHPIDVDGLLYTSSMTGADAAALFRPSADSFPEHPLLSLPLTDPGLAGVLDGAAARIGYALT
- a CDS encoding RES domain-containing protein; its protein translation is MTWYRHADARYPFLWEDSSQPPARWHGAGEGPANYFADTPDGAWAEFLRHEEITELEDLAGVSRAIWAVDVPHPEPKRPTLALNDLIGDESSYDACRQEARTIRLLGEVCLVAPSAALKPRAAAGWTVDKGEYRAAPRDGVVLVMFGQPSQAVEGWQAAVDARPPVRVLMSVRHLAD